In Phocoena phocoena chromosome 3, mPhoPho1.1, whole genome shotgun sequence, a single window of DNA contains:
- the HNRNPAB gene encoding heterogeneous nuclear ribonucleoprotein A/B isoform X1 — protein MSEAGEEQPMETTGATENGHEAAPEGESPAGTGAGTGVAAGAGGGSVAPQAGNQNGAEGDQINASKNEEDAGKMFVGGLSWDTSKKDLKDYFTKFGEVVDCTIKMDPNTGRSRGFGFILFKDAASVEKVLDQKEHRLDGRVIDPKKAMAMKKDPVKKIFVGGLNPEATEEKIREYFGEFGEIEAIELPMDPKSNKRRGFVFITFKEEEPVKKVLEKKFHTISGSKCEIKVAQPKEVYQQQQYGSGGRGNRNRGNRGSGGGGGSGGGQSQSWNQGYGSYWNQGYGYQQGYGPGYGGYDYSPYGYYGYGPGYDYSQGSTNYGKSQRRGGHQNNYKPY, from the exons ATGTCGGAAGCGGGTGAGGAGCAACCCATGGAGACGACGGGCGCCACCGAGAACGGACACGAGGCCGCCCCCGAAGGCGAGTCGCCGGCCGGGACTGGTGCTGGCACCGGGGTCGCGGCTGGCGCCGGAGGCGGGAGCGTGGCGCCCCAGGCCGGCAACCAGAACGGCGCCGAGGGTGACCAGATAAACGCCAGCAAGAACGAGGAGGACGCGGG AAAAATGTTCGTTGGTGGCCTGAGCTGGGATACCAGCAAAAAGGACCTAAAGGATTATTTTACCAAATTTGGAGAGGTCGTTGACTGTACAATAAAAATGGATCCCAACACTGGTCGGTCAAGAGGGTTTGGGTTTATCCTCTTCAAAGATGCAGCCAGCGTGGAGAAG GTTCTAGACCAGAAGGAGCACAGGCTGGATGGCCGTGTCATTGACCCCAAAAAAGCCATGGCCATGAAGAAAGACCCAGTAAAGAAAATTTTTGTGGGGGGTCTGAATCCTGAAGCCACTGAGGAGAAGATCAGGGAGTACTTCGGCGAGTTTGGGGAG ATTGAAGCCATTGAGCTTCCAATGGATCCAAAGTCGAACAAAAGACGAGGCTTTGTTTTCATCACCTTTAAAGAAGAGGAACCTGTGAAGAAAGTTCTGGAGAAAAAGTTCCACACCATCAGTGGAAGTAAG TGTGAAATCAAGGTGGCTCAGCCCAAAGAGGTTTATCAACAGCAGCAGTATGGCTCTGGGGGCCGTGGGAATCGCAACCGAGGGAACCGAGGCAGCGGTGGTGGTGGCGGAAGTGGAGGAG GTCAGAGTCAGAGTTGGAATCAGGGCTACGGCAGCTACTGGAACCAGGGCTACGGCTACCAGCAGGGCTACGGGCCCGGCTATGGCGGCTACGACTACTCGCCTTATGGTTATTACGGCTACGGCCCCGGCTACGACTACA GTCAGGGTAGTACAAATTACGGGAAGAGCCAGCGACGCGGTGGCCATCAGAATAACTACAAGCCATACTGA
- the HNRNPAB gene encoding heterogeneous nuclear ribonucleoprotein A/B isoform X2, producing the protein MSEAGEEQPMETTGATENGHEAAPEGESPAGTGAGTGVAAGAGGGSVAPQAGNQNGAEGDQINASKNEEDAGKMFVGGLSWDTSKKDLKDYFTKFGEVVDCTIKMDPNTGRSRGFGFILFKDAASVEKVLDQKEHRLDGRVIDPKKAMAMKKDPVKKIFVGGLNPEATEEKIREYFGEFGEIEAIELPMDPKSNKRRGFVFITFKEEEPVKKVLEKKFHTISGSKCEIKVAQPKEVYQQQQYGSGGRGNRNRGNRGSGGGQSQSWNQGYGSYWNQGYGYQQGYGPGYGGYDYSPYGYYGYGPGYDYSQGSTNYGKSQRRGGHQNNYKPY; encoded by the exons ATGTCGGAAGCGGGTGAGGAGCAACCCATGGAGACGACGGGCGCCACCGAGAACGGACACGAGGCCGCCCCCGAAGGCGAGTCGCCGGCCGGGACTGGTGCTGGCACCGGGGTCGCGGCTGGCGCCGGAGGCGGGAGCGTGGCGCCCCAGGCCGGCAACCAGAACGGCGCCGAGGGTGACCAGATAAACGCCAGCAAGAACGAGGAGGACGCGGG AAAAATGTTCGTTGGTGGCCTGAGCTGGGATACCAGCAAAAAGGACCTAAAGGATTATTTTACCAAATTTGGAGAGGTCGTTGACTGTACAATAAAAATGGATCCCAACACTGGTCGGTCAAGAGGGTTTGGGTTTATCCTCTTCAAAGATGCAGCCAGCGTGGAGAAG GTTCTAGACCAGAAGGAGCACAGGCTGGATGGCCGTGTCATTGACCCCAAAAAAGCCATGGCCATGAAGAAAGACCCAGTAAAGAAAATTTTTGTGGGGGGTCTGAATCCTGAAGCCACTGAGGAGAAGATCAGGGAGTACTTCGGCGAGTTTGGGGAG ATTGAAGCCATTGAGCTTCCAATGGATCCAAAGTCGAACAAAAGACGAGGCTTTGTTTTCATCACCTTTAAAGAAGAGGAACCTGTGAAGAAAGTTCTGGAGAAAAAGTTCCACACCATCAGTGGAAGTAAG TGTGAAATCAAGGTGGCTCAGCCCAAAGAGGTTTATCAACAGCAGCAGTATGGCTCTGGGGGCCGTGGGAATCGCAACCGAGGGAACCGAGGCAGCGGTGGTG GTCAGAGTCAGAGTTGGAATCAGGGCTACGGCAGCTACTGGAACCAGGGCTACGGCTACCAGCAGGGCTACGGGCCCGGCTATGGCGGCTACGACTACTCGCCTTATGGTTATTACGGCTACGGCCCCGGCTACGACTACA GTCAGGGTAGTACAAATTACGGGAAGAGCCAGCGACGCGGTGGCCATCAGAATAACTACAAGCCATACTGA
- the HNRNPAB gene encoding heterogeneous nuclear ribonucleoprotein A/B isoform X3: MSEAGEEQPMETTGATENGHEAAPEGESPAGTGAGTGVAAGAGGGSVAPQAGNQNGAEGDQINASKNEEDAGKMFVGGLSWDTSKKDLKDYFTKFGEVVDCTIKMDPNTGRSRGFGFILFKDAASVEKVLDQKEHRLDGRVIDPKKAMAMKKDPVKKIFVGGLNPEATEEKIREYFGEFGEIEAIELPMDPKSNKRRGFVFITFKEEEPVKKVLEKKFHTISGSKCEIKVAQPKEVYQQQQYGSGGRGNRNRGNRGSGGGGGSGGGQGSTNYGKSQRRGGHQNNYKPY, translated from the exons ATGTCGGAAGCGGGTGAGGAGCAACCCATGGAGACGACGGGCGCCACCGAGAACGGACACGAGGCCGCCCCCGAAGGCGAGTCGCCGGCCGGGACTGGTGCTGGCACCGGGGTCGCGGCTGGCGCCGGAGGCGGGAGCGTGGCGCCCCAGGCCGGCAACCAGAACGGCGCCGAGGGTGACCAGATAAACGCCAGCAAGAACGAGGAGGACGCGGG AAAAATGTTCGTTGGTGGCCTGAGCTGGGATACCAGCAAAAAGGACCTAAAGGATTATTTTACCAAATTTGGAGAGGTCGTTGACTGTACAATAAAAATGGATCCCAACACTGGTCGGTCAAGAGGGTTTGGGTTTATCCTCTTCAAAGATGCAGCCAGCGTGGAGAAG GTTCTAGACCAGAAGGAGCACAGGCTGGATGGCCGTGTCATTGACCCCAAAAAAGCCATGGCCATGAAGAAAGACCCAGTAAAGAAAATTTTTGTGGGGGGTCTGAATCCTGAAGCCACTGAGGAGAAGATCAGGGAGTACTTCGGCGAGTTTGGGGAG ATTGAAGCCATTGAGCTTCCAATGGATCCAAAGTCGAACAAAAGACGAGGCTTTGTTTTCATCACCTTTAAAGAAGAGGAACCTGTGAAGAAAGTTCTGGAGAAAAAGTTCCACACCATCAGTGGAAGTAAG TGTGAAATCAAGGTGGCTCAGCCCAAAGAGGTTTATCAACAGCAGCAGTATGGCTCTGGGGGCCGTGGGAATCGCAACCGAGGGAACCGAGGCAGCGGTGGTGGTGGCGGAAGTGGAGGAG GTCAGGGTAGTACAAATTACGGGAAGAGCCAGCGACGCGGTGGCCATCAGAATAACTACAAGCCATACTGA